One Xiphophorus hellerii strain 12219 chromosome 1, Xiphophorus_hellerii-4.1, whole genome shotgun sequence DNA segment encodes these proteins:
- the LOC116718048 gene encoding tripartite motif-containing protein 16-like encodes MQDMEQSQVDRQSLSCSICLELLHDPVTTTCGHSFCMICIKTHWDVEDQKQIHSCPQCRKTFIPRPVLNKNTILAALVEQLKKTGLQAAPADHCYAGPEDVACDVCTGRKLKAIKSCLVCLASYCEKHLQPHYDSVTFKKHKLVEPSKNLQENICSRHNKVIDIFCHTDQKCICYLCSMDEHKGHDTVSAAAERTERQRELEERRGNIQQMIQDQEKDVKLLQQEVEAINRSADKSVEDSKKIFTELIRLIQKRSSDVKQQIRSQQETEVSRVKDVQEKLEQEITELKRKDAELEQLSHTEDHNQFLLNYPSLPALSESTHSSSIDIRPLRHFEDVTAAVSELRKKLQDVLRDTWTNISLMVTKVDVLLSEPEPKSRAGFLRYSCEITMDPNTANTHLVLSEGNKKVTWMVNNQSYSSHPDRFTDYFQVLSRESLTGCCYWEVERQGSCVYIAVAYKNISRAGSWNECIFGNNDKSWALNCSNSTFGHNNIWTSVSGPVSSRVGVYLDHRAGILSFYSVSETMTLLHRVQTRFTQPLLAGVWIYYTRDSAEFFKPK; translated from the coding sequence ATGCAAGATATGGAGCAGAGTCAGGTGGACAGACAAAGTCTCTCATGTTCCATTTGTTTGGAGCTACTGCATGATCCGGTGACTACTACCTGTGGACACAGCTTCTGTATGATCTGCATTAAAACCCACTGGGATGTAGAGGATCAGAAACAAATCCACAGCTGTCCTCAATGCAGGAAGACATTCATACCGAGGCCTGtactaaacaaaaacaccatactagcagctttagtggagcagctgaagaagactggactccaagctgctcctgctgatcactgctatgctggacctgaagatgtggcctgtgatgtctgcactggaagaaaacttaAAGCCATCAAGTCCTGTTTGGTCTGTCTGGCCTCTTATTGTgagaaacaccttcagcctcattatgattcagttacatttaagaaacacaagctggtggagccgtccaagaacctccaggagaacatctgctctcGTCATAATAAGGTGATTGATATCTTTTGCCACACTGATCAGAAGTGTATCTGTTATCTCTGCTctatggatgaacataaaggccaTGACACAgtctcagctgcagcagaaaggactgagaggcagagagagctggaggagagacgaggaaacatccagcagatGATCCAGGACCaggagaaagatgtgaagctgcttcaacaggaggtggaggccatcaatcgCTCTGCTGATAAATCAGTGGAGGACAGTAagaagatcttcactgagctgatccgtctcatccagaaaagaagctctgatgtgaagcagcagatcagatcccagcaggaaactgaagtgagtcgagtcaaagatgttcaggagaagctggagcaggagatcactgagctgaagaggaaagacgctgagctggagcagctctcacacacagaggatcacaaccagtttctcctcaactacccctcactgccagcactcagtgagtctacacactcatccagcatcgacatccgtcctctgagacactttgaggacgtgacagcagctgtgtcagagctcagaaagaaactacaggacgtcctgagagacacatggacaaacatctcactgatggtCACTAAGGTGGATGTTctactgtcagaaccagaaccaaagagcagagctggattcttaagatattcatgtgaaatcactatggatccaaacacagcaaacacacaTCTGGTTCTATCAGAGGGGAACAAGAAGGTGACATGGATGGTTAACAATCAGTCTTATTCTAgtcatccagacagattcacTGATTATTTTCAGGTTCTGAgtagagagagtctgactggatgttgttactgggaggtggaaCGTCAAGGGTCATGTGTTTATATAGCAGTCGCTTACAAGAATATAAGCAGAGCTGGAAGTTGGAATGAATGTATATTTGGAAATAATGACAAATCTTGGGCATTAAATTGTTCTAATTCTACATTTGGTCACAACAACATCTGGACCTCcgtctcaggtccagtttcctccagagtcggagtgtacctggatcacagagcaggtattctgtccttctacagcgtctctgaaaccatgactctcctccacagagtccagaccagattcactcaGCCGCTGCTGGCTGGAGTTTGGATTTATTACACTAGAGACTCTGCAGAGTTTTTTAAACCCAAATAG
- the LOC116718059 gene encoding tripartite motif-containing protein 16-like: MEQQAVQLDPETFSCSICLDLLKDPVAIPCGHSYCMNCITNFWDGGEKNKSYNCPQCRKTFTQRPDLQKNTILATLVEQLKKTGLQAAPADHRYAGPEDVACDFCTGRKLKAIKSCLVCLASYCEKHLQPHYDSAPLKKHKLVEPSKNIQENICSRHNTVSAAAESTERQRELEERRGNIQHMIQNQEKDVKLLQQEVEAINRSADKAVEDSEKIFTELIRLLHKRSSDVKQQIRSQQETEVSRVKDVQEKLEQEITELKRKDAELEQLSHTEDHIKFLLNYPSLPALSESTHSYSINIRPLRHFEDVTAAVSELRDKLQDFLRDSWTNISLMVTEVDVLLSEPEPEPKSRAGFLRYSCEITLDPNTANTQLVLSEGNRKVRWINQPQSYSSHPDRFIDRLQVLSRESLTGRCYWEVERSGSNVFVAVAYKNISRKGQRECFFGYNDKSWSLNCFNSIFGHNNIWTSVSGPVSSRVGVYLDHRAGILSFYSVSETMTLLHRVQTRFTQPLLAGVWVGSSAEFCKPK; encoded by the exons ATGGAGCAGCAGGCAGTTCAGCTGGACCCAGAAACTTTCTCCTGTTCCATCTGtctggatctactgaaggatccAGTGGCtattccctgtggacacagctactgtatgaactgtattaCAAACTTCTGGGATGGAGGTGAGAAGAACAAAAGCTACAATTGTCCTCAGTGCAGGAAAACCTTCACACAGAGGCCtgacctgcagaaaaacaccatACTAGCAACTttagtggagcagctgaagaaaactggactccaagctgctcctgctgatcaccgctatgctggacctgaagatgtggcctgtgatttctgcactggaagaaaactgaaagccatcAAGTCCTGTTTGGTCTGTCTGGCCTCTTATTGTgagaaacaccttcagcctCATTACGATTCAGCTCCTTTgaagaaacacaagctggtggagccgtccaagaacatccaggagaacatctgctctc gccaTAACACAgtctcagctgcagcagaaagtactgagaggcagagagagctggaggagagacgaggaaacatccagcatatgatccagaaccaggagaaagatgtgaagctgcttcaacaggaagtggaggccatcaatcgctctgctgataaagcagtggaggacagtgagaagatcttcactgagctgatccgtctcctccacaaaagaagctctgatgtgaagcagcagatcagatcccagcaggaaactgaagtgagtcgagtcaaagatgttcaggagaagctggagcaggagatcactgagctgaagaggaaagacgctgagctggagcagctctcacacacagaggatcacatcaagtttctcctcaactacccctcactgccagcactcagtgagtctacacactcatacagcatcaacatccgtcctctgagacactttgaggacgtgacagcagctgtgtcagagctcagagataAACTACAGGACTtcctgagagactcatggacaaacatctcactgatggtcactgaggtggatgttctactgtcagaaccagaaccagaaccaaagagcagagctggattcttaagatattcatgtgaaatcactctggatccaaacacagcaaacacacagCTGGTACTATCAGAGGGGAACAGGAAGGTGAGATGGATTAACCAACCTCAGTCTTATTCTAgtcatccagacagattcatTGATCGGCTTCAGGTTCTGAgtagagagagtctgactggacgttgttactgggaggtggaaCGGAGCgggtcaaatgtttttgtagcaGTCGCTTACAAGAATATCAGTAGAAAAGGTCAGAGAGAATGTTTTTTTGGATATAATGACAAATCTTGGTCATTAAATTGTTTCAATTCTATATTTGGTCACAACAACATCTGGACCTCTgtctcaggtccagtttcctccagagtcggagtgtacctggatcacagggcaggtattctgtccttctacagcgtctctgaaaccatgactctcctccacagagtccagaccagattcactcaGCCGCTGCTGGCTGGAGTTTGGGTTGGAAGTTCTGCAGAGTTCTGTAAACCCAAATag